A region of Plantactinospora sp. BC1 DNA encodes the following proteins:
- a CDS encoding transcriptional regulator gives MDPRFDEFLHVPARLSILALLAPATWVDFGFLRDTIGTSDSALSKHVSALAEAGYVAVRKDQQRRARRTSVQLTPHGRHAFQRHAAALEQIVAAARTPTEPAVPDAVKPV, from the coding sequence ATGGATCCCCGCTTTGACGAGTTTCTGCACGTCCCGGCACGATTGTCGATCCTCGCGCTGCTGGCGCCGGCCACCTGGGTGGATTTCGGCTTCCTGCGCGACACGATCGGGACCAGCGATTCGGCGCTGTCCAAGCATGTCTCCGCGTTGGCCGAGGCCGGATATGTGGCCGTCCGCAAGGATCAGCAGCGCCGGGCAAGGCGTACCTCCGTCCAGCTCACGCCGCACGGGCGGCACGCGTTTCAGCGGCACGCCGCCGCGCTGGAGCAGATCGTCGCCGCCGCACGCACGCCGACGGAGCCGGCCGTGCCGGACGCGGTGAAGCCCGTCTGA
- a CDS encoding alpha/beta fold hydrolase: MPRFSSYDSTALAYHVLGSGPPIVCLPGGPARASSYLGDLGGLGRERTLLRLDLRGSGESAVPEDPASYRCERLVDDVEAFRVHLGLDRMDLLAHSAAGNLAELYAARHPHRISRLLLVTPGLRSVGVETIGFAEAVAARATEWWYPEAKAGLDAWQEAAGRGAGPEEVNPLRSAAAPFAYGRWDERARAHAEAEQEERPDEPSVGFYDGFAPETAEVRAALAHLDAPVLVVAGELDPAPTPAAARALAALFPNAETVVLDGASHFPWLDDPPRFVKTVLTFLTEEPRNLGE, translated from the coding sequence GTGCCGCGATTCTCCTCGTACGACAGCACCGCGCTCGCGTACCACGTGCTGGGGTCCGGGCCACCGATCGTCTGCCTGCCGGGCGGGCCGGCCCGGGCGTCGAGCTATCTCGGCGACCTCGGTGGACTGGGTCGGGAACGCACACTGCTCCGGCTCGACCTGCGGGGCAGCGGCGAGTCGGCCGTCCCCGAGGATCCGGCGAGCTACCGGTGCGAACGGCTGGTCGACGACGTCGAGGCGTTCCGGGTCCACCTCGGACTGGACCGGATGGACCTGCTCGCCCACTCGGCCGCCGGCAACCTCGCGGAACTCTACGCGGCCCGGCATCCACACCGGATCTCCCGGCTGCTGCTCGTCACCCCGGGCCTGCGCTCGGTCGGGGTGGAGACGATCGGTTTCGCCGAGGCGGTCGCCGCCCGCGCCACCGAGTGGTGGTATCCGGAGGCGAAGGCGGGGCTGGACGCCTGGCAGGAGGCGGCCGGCCGGGGCGCCGGCCCGGAGGAGGTGAACCCGCTGCGCAGCGCCGCCGCGCCGTTCGCGTACGGGCGGTGGGACGAGCGGGCCCGGGCACACGCCGAGGCCGAGCAGGAGGAGCGACCCGACGAGCCCTCCGTCGGCTTCTACGACGGCTTCGCCCCGGAGACCGCCGAGGTGCGTGCCGCGCTGGCCCACCTCGACGCCCCGGTACTGGTCGTCGCCGGTGAACTGGACCCGGCACCCACCCCGGCGGCGGCCCGGGCGCTCGCCGCGCTCTTTCCGAACGCCGAGACCGTGGTCCTGGACGGCGCCAGCCACTTTCCCTGGCTCGACGACCCGCCCCGGTTCGTCAAGACCGTGCTCACCTTCCTCACCGAGGAACCCCGTAACCTCGGCGAGTGA
- a CDS encoding zinc ribbon domain-containing protein has translation MKADPKDQRRLLDLQAIDTGLAQLAHRRRTLPEHAELEALARELSALEDERVRAQVAVDDLDRDIARLERDVEQVRIRKDRDQARLTVGSGPARELEALQHELASLNRRQTELEDAELELMEQRETAQGVLDGIEQRLAAARQRRAETEQRRDQALAEIGKEQEFKAGSRQPLAADLPADLLTLYDKIRESSGGLGAALVAGGRCGGCRLELYGADRARIKAAAPDEVVRCEECRRIMVRTAESGL, from the coding sequence ATGAAGGCCGATCCGAAAGACCAGCGTCGCCTGCTCGACCTACAGGCGATCGACACCGGGCTCGCCCAGCTCGCGCACCGGCGTCGTACGCTGCCGGAGCACGCCGAGCTGGAGGCGCTGGCCCGGGAACTCTCCGCGCTGGAGGACGAGCGGGTCCGGGCCCAGGTGGCGGTGGACGACCTGGACCGGGACATCGCCCGGCTGGAGCGCGACGTCGAGCAGGTGCGGATCCGCAAGGACCGGGACCAGGCCCGGCTGACCGTCGGCTCGGGGCCGGCCCGCGAGCTGGAGGCGTTGCAGCACGAGCTGGCCTCGCTCAACCGGCGGCAGACCGAGCTGGAGGACGCCGAGCTGGAGCTGATGGAGCAGCGGGAGACCGCGCAGGGCGTACTCGACGGGATCGAGCAGCGGTTGGCGGCGGCCCGGCAGCGGCGCGCGGAGACCGAACAGCGGCGGGACCAGGCCCTTGCCGAGATCGGCAAGGAGCAGGAGTTCAAGGCCGGCTCGCGGCAGCCGCTCGCGGCCGACCTCCCGGCCGACCTGCTGACGCTCTACGACAAGATCCGCGAGTCGTCGGGCGGGCTCGGTGCGGCCCTGGTCGCCGGTGGGCGCTGCGGCGGCTGCCGGCTGGAGCTGTACGGTGCGGACCGGGCCCGGATCAAGGCCGCCGCCCCGGACGAGGTGGTGCGCTGCGAGGAGTGCCGCCGCATCATGGTGCGTACCGCCGAGTCCGGACTGTGA
- a CDS encoding sulfite exporter TauE/SafE family protein, whose translation MDFPEALLLLAAGLAAGVVNAVAGGGSLITFPAMIAVGLPPIPANVSNSMSVCPGYLASVWGSRADLPDRRWLLRLVPGTVLGTAAGCALLLSTPARAFELVVPFLVLGATAVLAFQDQLRRLVGQPSTPPESGRPVAAVAGYRAAAGGTVLRSTSRQTLALHTMVVVGAVYGGYFGAALGVMLVAGLALVLDETLTRVTAIKNVLSAVVGLTTIVAFAAFGPVNWTAVAVVAPATVIGGYAGARLVRRMAPELLKTVIVLFGTAIGLLLLYRSWT comes from the coding sequence ATGGATTTTCCCGAGGCGCTGCTACTGCTCGCTGCCGGGCTCGCCGCGGGCGTGGTCAACGCGGTGGCCGGCGGCGGTTCGCTGATCACCTTTCCCGCCATGATCGCGGTCGGGCTGCCGCCGATCCCGGCGAACGTGAGCAACTCGATGTCGGTCTGCCCCGGCTATCTGGCCAGCGTGTGGGGCAGCCGGGCCGACCTGCCGGACCGGCGCTGGCTGCTCCGGCTGGTTCCCGGCACCGTGCTGGGCACCGCCGCCGGGTGCGCGCTGCTGCTCTCCACCCCGGCCCGGGCGTTCGAGCTGGTCGTACCGTTCCTTGTGCTGGGTGCGACCGCCGTACTGGCGTTCCAGGACCAGCTTCGCCGCCTCGTCGGCCAGCCCAGCACGCCCCCGGAGAGCGGCCGACCCGTCGCGGCCGTAGCCGGCTACCGGGCCGCCGCGGGCGGGACGGTGCTGCGGAGTACCTCCCGGCAGACCCTCGCGCTGCACACCATGGTCGTGGTCGGCGCTGTCTACGGTGGATACTTCGGTGCCGCGCTCGGGGTGATGCTGGTGGCAGGGCTGGCGCTGGTGCTGGACGAGACGCTGACCCGGGTCACCGCGATCAAGAACGTGCTCTCCGCGGTGGTCGGGCTGACCACGATCGTCGCCTTCGCCGCGTTCGGCCCGGTGAACTGGACCGCCGTCGCGGTGGTCGCCCCGGCGACCGTCATCGGCGGGTACGCGGGCGCGCGGCTCGTCCGCCGAATGGCACCGGAGCTGCTCAAGACCGTGATCGTGCTCTTCGGTACGGCGATCGGCCTGCTGCTGCTCTACCGCTCCTGGACCTGA
- a CDS encoding DUF3311 domain-containing protein, whose translation MSDSETPTAPTRQVVSRARAKDHSPWNWLLFLPIVVPLITPLFNADSPRLFGFPVFYWLQLAFILLGVGTTTLVYQMTKKRG comes from the coding sequence ATGAGTGACTCTGAGACGCCGACGGCACCGACCCGTCAGGTGGTGTCGAGAGCGCGGGCGAAGGACCACAGCCCCTGGAACTGGCTGCTCTTCCTGCCGATCGTCGTACCGTTGATCACCCCGCTCTTCAACGCCGACTCGCCCCGGCTCTTCGGCTTCCCGGTCTTCTACTGGCTCCAGTTGGCCTTCATCCTGCTCGGGGTCGGCACCACGACCCTGGTGTACCAGATGACGAAGAAGCGGGGGTGA
- a CDS encoding aminoglycoside phosphotransferase family protein, translating to MDSATSFEPLTAAEGGPSHVIRTGSIVRRAAKPWTGTVHALLHHLEEVGFAGSPWVVGTGIDDNGNEMLTYVEGDIIHPRAWTDEGIWQVGTLLRELHTATASFRPPPDARWQPWWMHREGPDSVIGHCDAGPWHIVARAGRPVAFIDWTLAGPVDRLDEVAATAWWNAQLHDDDIAERHRLPDAAGRARQLRLFLDGYELPAAERSDLVSRMIELAIRDCAAEAIRARITPESTDPAPIWALAWRARAAGWMIRHRTLLERAVRGG from the coding sequence GTGGATTCCGCTACATCCTTCGAACCGCTGACCGCGGCCGAGGGCGGACCAAGTCATGTCATTCGTACCGGCTCGATCGTGCGGCGTGCCGCCAAGCCCTGGACCGGTACGGTGCACGCCCTGCTGCACCACCTTGAGGAGGTCGGGTTCGCCGGCTCCCCCTGGGTGGTCGGTACCGGCATCGACGACAACGGCAACGAGATGCTGACGTACGTCGAGGGCGACATCATCCACCCCCGGGCCTGGACGGACGAGGGGATCTGGCAGGTCGGCACGCTGCTGCGCGAACTGCACACCGCCACCGCCAGCTTCCGTCCGCCGCCGGACGCCCGGTGGCAGCCGTGGTGGATGCACCGGGAGGGGCCCGACTCGGTGATCGGGCACTGCGACGCCGGGCCGTGGCACATCGTCGCCCGGGCCGGCCGACCGGTGGCGTTCATCGACTGGACCCTGGCCGGGCCGGTCGACCGGCTCGACGAGGTGGCCGCCACGGCGTGGTGGAACGCCCAGTTGCACGACGACGACATCGCCGAACGCCACCGCCTGCCGGATGCGGCGGGCCGGGCCCGGCAGTTGCGGCTGTTCCTGGACGGCTACGAACTGCCGGCGGCAGAGCGGAGCGACCTGGTCAGCCGGATGATCGAGCTGGCGATCCGGGACTGTGCCGCCGAGGCGATCCGGGCCCGGATCACGCCGGAGTCGACCGACCCGGCACCGATCTGGGCACTCGCCTGGCGGGCGCGAGCCGCCGGATGGATGATCCGGCACCGTACCCTGCTCGAACGCGCCGTCCGCGGCGGCTGA
- the mctP gene encoding monocarboxylate uptake permease MctP encodes MWQDHLTEIIIFTLLFLLVSAMGFVAARWRAPNDMAHLDEWGLGGRSFGGWITWFLVGGDLYTAYTFVAVPALLFGAGAAGFFAVPYTIIIYPLVFLVLVRLWSVSHRHGFVTPADFVRKRFDSPTLALIIAITGIVATMPYIALQLVGIEAVLKTMGVTGESTIARHLPIIIAFAILAAYTYQSGLRAPALIAFVKDSLIYIVILVAIVYLPYKLGGWGSIFDAADAKFDASPSPNDGITLNANNQLQYITLALGSALALFLYPHSLTGVLASRSRDVIKRNMSALPAYSLLLGLIALLGYAAIAAGVTPLPGATEGTVDNNTVVPLLFEQQFPSWFAGIAFAAIGIGALVPAAIMSIAAANLFTRNIYKEYLRKDATSAQEANVSKITSLVVKIGAVACIVFLDPQFSIDLQLIGGVIILQTLPAVALGLYTRWFHRGALVAGWAAGMGLGMWMLYQIPNPATKRAHFGGSAFPLEKLGFDGSTKTIYVGLVAVVVNLLVAAIVTLILRAAKVADGVDGTEQDDYFADEGDPRLVPSPRESTDEVADDSVEPAPKV; translated from the coding sequence GTGTGGCAGGACCATCTCACTGAGATCATCATCTTCACACTGCTGTTTCTGCTGGTCAGCGCGATGGGCTTCGTCGCTGCCCGGTGGCGTGCGCCGAACGACATGGCGCACCTCGACGAGTGGGGCCTCGGCGGCCGCAGCTTCGGCGGCTGGATCACCTGGTTCCTGGTCGGCGGCGACCTCTACACGGCGTACACCTTCGTGGCCGTACCGGCGCTGCTCTTCGGAGCCGGCGCGGCCGGGTTCTTCGCGGTGCCGTACACGATCATCATCTATCCGTTGGTCTTCCTGGTGCTGGTCCGGCTCTGGTCGGTGTCGCACCGGCACGGCTTCGTCACCCCGGCCGACTTCGTCCGGAAGCGGTTCGACTCGCCGACCCTGGCGCTGATCATCGCGATCACCGGCATCGTCGCCACGATGCCCTACATCGCGCTCCAGCTCGTCGGCATCGAGGCGGTACTCAAGACGATGGGGGTGACCGGGGAGAGCACCATCGCCCGGCACCTGCCGATCATCATCGCCTTCGCCATCCTGGCCGCCTACACCTACCAGTCCGGGCTGCGGGCCCCGGCGCTGATCGCGTTCGTCAAGGACTCGCTGATCTACATCGTGATCCTGGTGGCGATCGTCTACCTGCCCTACAAGCTGGGTGGCTGGGGGAGCATCTTCGACGCGGCGGACGCGAAGTTCGACGCCAGCCCGTCCCCGAACGACGGGATCACGCTCAACGCCAACAACCAGTTGCAGTACATCACCCTGGCCCTCGGCTCGGCGCTGGCGCTCTTCCTCTACCCGCACAGCCTCACCGGCGTACTGGCCAGCCGGAGCCGGGACGTGATCAAGCGGAACATGTCGGCGCTGCCGGCGTACAGCCTGCTGCTCGGCCTGATCGCCCTGCTCGGGTACGCCGCCATCGCCGCCGGGGTGACCCCGCTGCCCGGCGCGACCGAGGGCACCGTGGACAACAACACGGTGGTACCGCTCCTCTTCGAGCAGCAGTTCCCGAGCTGGTTCGCCGGGATCGCGTTCGCCGCGATCGGGATCGGTGCGCTGGTGCCGGCCGCCATCATGTCGATCGCGGCGGCCAACCTCTTCACCCGGAACATCTACAAGGAGTACCTGCGCAAGGACGCCACCTCGGCCCAGGAGGCGAACGTCTCCAAGATCACGTCGCTGGTGGTGAAGATCGGTGCGGTCGCCTGCATCGTCTTCCTCGACCCGCAGTTCTCGATCGACCTCCAGCTCATCGGCGGGGTCATCATCCTGCAGACGCTGCCGGCGGTCGCCCTCGGCCTCTACACCCGGTGGTTCCACCGGGGCGCGCTGGTCGCCGGCTGGGCGGCCGGAATGGGCCTGGGCATGTGGATGCTCTACCAGATCCCCAACCCGGCCACGAAGCGGGCGCACTTCGGCGGCTCCGCCTTCCCGCTGGAGAAGCTCGGCTTCGACGGCTCGACCAAGACCATCTACGTCGGTCTGGTCGCGGTCGTGGTCAACCTGCTGGTCGCGGCCATCGTCACGCTGATCCTGCGGGCCGCCAAGGTCGCCGACGGGGTCGACGGGACCGAGCAGGACGACTACTTCGCCGACGAGGGCGACCCGCGACTCGTACCCAGCCCGAGGGAGTCGACCGACGAGGTGGCCGACGACAGCGTCGAACCCGCCCCGAAGGTCTGA
- a CDS encoding bifunctional RNase H/acid phosphatase, producing the protein MPGRKVVVEADGGARGNPGPAGYGAVVRDAGSGEVLAERSESIGVATNNVAEYRGLIAGLDAAREVGASGVEVRMDSKLVVEQMAGRWQIKHPGLRPLAAQAAGLVRKFDSVTYTWIPRERNRHADALANAAMDLAAGKVPEVARDSAAEPEAAAPAGATGRAEAHEVAAQGSTAKSSWEPRPAETATRLLLLRHGETDYTAKGRYSGRGDVPLSDRGLAQAGATARRVAGLVDQVAAVVSSPLSRCTAMAGIVAGGLGGVPVVVEPDLIECDFGDWEGRTFAEVRERWPAELDAWLASPAVAPPGGESFVEVGARVSRAMAKLLADYPGETVVVVSHVSPVKIALRDALAATDAFLHRLYLDPAGLSLLDIWPDGGMAVRTVNDTAHLTGI; encoded by the coding sequence GTGCCGGGTCGTAAGGTCGTGGTGGAGGCGGACGGCGGAGCGCGGGGCAATCCCGGCCCGGCCGGTTACGGGGCGGTGGTCCGGGACGCCGGCAGCGGCGAGGTGCTGGCCGAGCGTTCCGAGTCGATCGGCGTCGCCACCAACAACGTCGCGGAATACCGTGGCCTGATCGCCGGGCTGGACGCCGCCCGCGAGGTGGGCGCGTCCGGCGTCGAGGTGCGGATGGACTCCAAGCTGGTGGTCGAGCAGATGGCCGGCCGCTGGCAGATCAAGCACCCGGGGCTGCGTCCGCTCGCCGCGCAGGCGGCCGGGCTGGTCCGGAAGTTCGACTCGGTGACGTACACCTGGATTCCCCGGGAGCGCAACCGGCACGCGGACGCGCTGGCGAACGCGGCGATGGACCTGGCGGCCGGCAAGGTGCCGGAGGTCGCCCGGGACAGCGCGGCCGAGCCGGAGGCCGCGGCGCCGGCCGGCGCGACCGGGCGGGCGGAGGCGCACGAGGTCGCCGCGCAGGGGTCGACCGCGAAGAGTTCCTGGGAGCCGCGTCCGGCGGAGACCGCCACCCGGCTGCTGCTGCTCCGGCACGGCGAGACGGACTACACCGCGAAGGGCCGCTACTCCGGCCGGGGTGACGTGCCGCTCTCCGACCGGGGCCTGGCCCAGGCCGGTGCGACGGCCCGGCGGGTGGCCGGGCTGGTCGACCAGGTCGCGGCCGTGGTCAGCTCGCCGCTGTCCCGGTGTACGGCGATGGCCGGCATCGTCGCCGGTGGCCTCGGCGGGGTACCGGTGGTGGTCGAGCCCGACCTGATCGAGTGCGACTTCGGTGACTGGGAGGGGCGCACCTTCGCCGAGGTACGCGAGCGCTGGCCGGCCGAACTGGACGCCTGGCTGGCCTCGCCGGCCGTCGCCCCGCCCGGTGGGGAGTCCTTCGTCGAGGTCGGCGCCAGGGTCAGCCGGGCGATGGCCAAGCTGCTGGCCGACTATCCGGGGGAGACCGTGGTGGTGGTCTCGCACGTCTCTCCGGTGAAGATCGCGCTCCGCGACGCGCTGGCCGCGACCGACGCCTTCCTGCACCGGCTCTATCTCGACCCGGCCGGTCTGTCTCTGCTGGACATCTGGCCGGACGGCGGGATGGCGGTGCGGACCGTCAACGACACGGCCCACCTGACCGGCATCTGA
- a CDS encoding helix-turn-helix domain-containing protein, with amino-acid sequence MDELPIGRRVAYWRGRRKMSQQVFADRLGKSKSWVDKVERGVRRLDKFSVLYEIADVLQLDAQLLLGKAPERRADGLTCIDEVEVEEIRSALERYDSMRSFFSTAPQPPSLAEMTKSVNHAWLTYQYARYGVLTRALPKLLRDAQALDSVAGGDDAGKAAHLLGQVYQIASSALRKLGEYELAWLAADRSMAVSQRADDPLLAGVATYRVGNALLALGRARPALEVNVSVANRLAPGGGNDAGPDRLSVYGMLLLQGAMAAARMGDNNTVKDLVNEAEGAADRLGGDQNRYWTSFGPTNLELHRAAAAVELGEGGNAVQTHERSIMRREGFNALLPERRAHHMLDLARGFAQIGDLDRAGEALVDGDRLAPSEIRCRPIAHEVMSNVLRRTRGAPPAPIAELAEQMGVAI; translated from the coding sequence GTGGACGAACTGCCGATCGGGCGGCGCGTCGCCTACTGGCGCGGTCGCCGCAAGATGTCGCAACAGGTCTTCGCCGATCGGCTCGGGAAGTCGAAGAGCTGGGTGGACAAGGTCGAGCGGGGCGTACGCCGACTGGACAAGTTCTCGGTGCTGTACGAGATCGCCGACGTACTCCAGCTCGACGCCCAACTTCTGCTCGGCAAGGCACCGGAACGGCGGGCCGACGGGCTCACCTGCATCGACGAGGTGGAGGTCGAGGAGATCCGCTCCGCGCTGGAGCGGTACGACTCGATGAGATCCTTCTTCAGTACCGCCCCGCAGCCACCCTCGCTGGCCGAGATGACCAAGTCGGTCAACCACGCCTGGCTGACGTACCAGTACGCCCGGTACGGCGTGCTGACCCGGGCGCTGCCGAAGCTGCTCCGGGACGCCCAGGCGCTGGACAGCGTGGCCGGTGGCGACGACGCCGGCAAGGCCGCCCACCTGCTCGGGCAGGTCTACCAGATCGCCTCGTCGGCGCTGCGCAAACTCGGCGAGTACGAGTTGGCCTGGCTCGCCGCCGACCGCTCGATGGCGGTCTCCCAGCGCGCCGACGACCCGCTGCTGGCCGGGGTGGCCACCTACCGGGTCGGCAACGCCCTGCTGGCGCTCGGCCGGGCCCGGCCGGCGCTGGAGGTGAACGTGAGCGTCGCCAACCGCCTCGCGCCGGGCGGCGGCAACGACGCCGGGCCGGACCGGCTCTCCGTCTACGGGATGCTGCTGTTGCAGGGGGCGATGGCGGCGGCCCGGATGGGCGACAACAACACCGTCAAGGACCTGGTCAACGAGGCCGAGGGGGCGGCCGACCGGCTCGGCGGCGACCAGAACCGCTACTGGACCAGCTTCGGCCCGACGAACCTGGAGCTGCACCGGGCGGCGGCGGCGGTCGAACTCGGCGAGGGCGGTAACGCGGTGCAGACCCACGAGCGGAGCATCATGCGGCGGGAGGGGTTCAACGCGCTGCTGCCGGAGCGGCGCGCGCACCACATGCTCGACCTGGCCCGCGGTTTCGCCCAGATCGGCGACCTGGATCGGGCGGGCGAGGCGCTGGTCGACGGCGACCGGCTGGCCCCGTCCGAGATCCGGTGCCGGCCGATCGCGCACGAGGTGATGTCAAACGTGCTGCGTCGCACACGGGGTGCGCCGCCCGCGCCGATTGCGGAGTTGGCTGAGCAGATGGGAGTAGCGATATGA
- a CDS encoding Nif3-like dinuclear metal center hexameric protein, which translates to MGASGARTVSVADVVAALDQRYPPAWAEGWDRVGLVVGEPSAPVRRVCCVVDVVPETVAEALGYGADLIVAHHPLLLRGVSSVAATTYKGRIVHQLIKNDVALYVAHTNADVADPGVSDALAARLGLTELRPLRPADPAGPAAGAGRGFGRIGRLPEPTTLAEFTGYAARALPPTAWGVRAAGDPGRTISTVAVSGGAGDSFLGDALRAGVDAFLTADLRHHPVSEYLAEEGPALLDAAHWATERPWLDDLAAHLRERLGVETLVSDLDTDPWTVQAASPVPPVLTPASSPDKESQR; encoded by the coding sequence GTGGGTGCATCCGGAGCTCGGACGGTCAGCGTGGCCGACGTCGTGGCAGCGCTGGACCAGCGTTATCCGCCGGCCTGGGCCGAAGGGTGGGACCGGGTGGGACTGGTGGTCGGTGAGCCGTCCGCACCGGTACGCCGGGTCTGCTGCGTCGTGGACGTGGTGCCCGAGACCGTCGCCGAAGCGCTCGGGTACGGCGCCGACCTGATCGTCGCGCACCATCCGTTGCTGCTCCGCGGTGTCTCGTCGGTGGCCGCGACGACGTACAAGGGCCGGATCGTGCACCAGCTGATCAAAAACGACGTGGCCCTGTACGTGGCGCACACCAACGCCGACGTCGCCGATCCCGGGGTCTCCGACGCGCTCGCCGCCCGGCTGGGCCTGACCGAGCTGCGCCCGCTGCGCCCGGCCGACCCCGCCGGTCCGGCCGCCGGGGCGGGGCGGGGCTTCGGTCGGATCGGCCGGCTGCCGGAGCCGACGACGCTGGCCGAGTTCACCGGGTACGCGGCCCGGGCGCTCCCGCCGACCGCCTGGGGCGTACGCGCCGCCGGCGACCCCGGGCGGACGATCTCGACCGTCGCGGTCAGCGGCGGGGCCGGCGACTCCTTCCTCGGTGACGCCCTCCGGGCCGGTGTCGACGCCTTCCTCACCGCCGACCTGCGGCACCACCCGGTCAGCGAATATCTCGCCGAGGAGGGGCCGGCGCTGCTCGACGCCGCGCACTGGGCGACCGAGCGGCCCTGGCTCGACGACCTCGCCGCCCACCTGCGCGAGCGGCTGGGCGTCGAGACCCTGGTGTCCGATCTGGACACCGACCCGTGGACGGTGCAGGCGGCGTCTCCGGTACCACCCGTGCTAACCCCCGCATCCTCCCCGGACAAGGAGTCCCAGCGATGA
- a CDS encoding flavoprotein: MTGSTGSRVLYVLACGSPLTRHVGRLVTCAQRDGWDVCVVLTPDGTKFADEPALRRQTGHPVRSTYKNPGDPDVLPDADAMIVSPATVNTINKWAAGIADTLALGLLVEGLGKGLPIVAMPFTNAAMAAHPAFLTSLARLRDWDVTVLFGDHVVPLHPPGTGERYLERFPWEMAVTALRSRLSVSGQLG, translated from the coding sequence GTGACGGGGTCGACCGGGTCGCGGGTGCTCTACGTGCTCGCCTGCGGTTCGCCGCTGACCCGGCACGTCGGTCGGCTGGTGACCTGTGCGCAGCGGGACGGCTGGGACGTCTGCGTCGTGCTGACCCCGGACGGGACGAAGTTCGCCGACGAACCGGCGCTGCGCCGGCAGACCGGTCATCCGGTGCGGTCGACGTACAAGAACCCCGGTGATCCGGACGTACTGCCCGACGCGGACGCGATGATCGTCTCTCCGGCGACGGTGAACACGATCAACAAGTGGGCCGCCGGGATAGCCGACACGCTCGCCCTCGGCCTACTGGTCGAGGGACTCGGCAAGGGGCTGCCGATCGTGGCGATGCCGTTCACCAACGCCGCGATGGCGGCCCACCCGGCCTTCCTGACCAGCCTCGCCCGGCTGCGCGACTGGGACGTCACCGTGCTCTTCGGCGACCACGTCGTGCCACTGCATCCGCCGGGCACCGGGGAGCGCTATCTGGAGCGGTTTCCCTGGGAGATGGCGGTCACCGCGCTGCGGTCCAGGCTCTCGGTGAGCGGTCAGCTCGGCTGA
- a CDS encoding GNAT family N-acetyltransferase — protein sequence MTLTSRLARRADLPELLPLIDAAINELQKGFLDPAQIASSRSIMGIDTQLIDDGTYFVVEAAGRLAGCGGWSRRATLYGGDHSEGRDPAMLDPARDPAKVRAMYTHPDCTRRGVGRLILARCEEAAAAEGFRTLELMSTLAGRPLYEAAGFVPVEEVEEPAGGVPVRLVRMRKPIAAPAP from the coding sequence ATGACGCTGACCAGCCGTCTCGCCCGGCGGGCGGACCTGCCGGAGCTGCTGCCGCTGATCGACGCCGCGATCAACGAGTTGCAGAAGGGCTTCCTCGACCCGGCGCAGATCGCCTCCAGCCGTTCGATCATGGGCATCGACACCCAGCTGATCGACGACGGCACCTACTTCGTGGTCGAGGCGGCCGGCAGGCTCGCCGGCTGCGGCGGGTGGAGTCGTCGGGCCACCCTCTACGGCGGTGACCACTCGGAGGGGCGCGATCCTGCGATGCTGGACCCGGCCCGGGATCCGGCGAAGGTCCGCGCGATGTACACCCACCCGGACTGCACCCGCCGTGGCGTCGGCCGGCTGATTCTCGCCCGCTGTGAGGAAGCGGCCGCCGCCGAGGGATTCCGTACCCTCGAACTGATGTCGACGCTCGCCGGCCGGCCACTCTACGAGGCGGCCGGCTTCGTGCCGGTCGAGGAGGTCGAGGAGCCGGCTGGCGGCGTACCCGTGCGGCTGGTCCGGATGCGCAAGCCGATCGCGGCTCCGGCGCCCTGA